TGCGATGTGCAGGGGCAAGACCTGCTGAACCAGAGCCTCCCCTTCGGCCGTCAGGCGCACCTTGAAAGCCCGGCGGTCTTCAGGGTCCATGGTTTTTTCGATCCAGCGGGAGTCCAGCAGTTTGTCAATGCGGGCAGTCATGGCTGGAGGGGTCACAGCCATCACCGAAGCCAGTTTGGCAAGGGTCAACCCCTCTGGAGGGGCCGAGCGGTAAAGGCTCAGGAGCACATCCAGAGCGGCATGGTTCAGGCCAAACGGCTCCAGAAACTGGTCGTGTTTTTTGAACATCACCTGACTGGCCCGGTGCAGGGCAATCAGGGTGAGCATCTCCTGCACGTCCAGCTCGGGGTGTTTGGCTTTCCATTGGGCTTCAATTTGATGAACTGGATGTTCCATTTTTCTTCTCCATCAACAACCAGAGGGCCAGAATCAAAAGCACGCCAGAAAGCACCTGGGGCCAACCGATGTCTTTGTGCAGCACGAAAGCATCCAGCACCTGCGACATGATCACCTGTCCAAGCACACTGGCCACCAGCCAGCCTGTGCCTCCCAGTTTGGGTGTGAAAATCACACCAGAGATCACGAAGCCAATGCCCACCAGTCCTCCCAGATAAGACCACCACGGACCCGCAGGCAGCCCTGCAGGATGGCTGAACAGAAACACCATCCCTGTACAGAGTGTACCGAGCAGAAAATTCAAAAAAGTGGTGTGCCAGCGGTTCCCATGATGCTGGGTGAACCGCACATTGAACATCAGGCCCAGCCATGCAGCAATGCCTGCCAGAACGCCCAGAGCAATCATCGAATCACAGTCCTTTCACGTACACGGCAGCCACCAGCAGCAACGCTGCCACACCACGCTTGAAGTCAAAAGGTTTCTTGGGCAAACCAAACAGGCCAAAATGGTCGATCAGCAAACTCAGGACCGTCTGTGTGGCAATCAGAAGCACCACCGTCCATGCCGTCCCGAGGTTCCGCGTCACCACAATGCTGGTCAGGATGTAAATGCTGCCCCAGAACCCGCCCAACCAGATGAAAGGAGGCGCACTGCGCACGGTGGCAAAAGAAAAACCTCTGGCCCGTCCGGTCAAGAGGAGCAGCAAGGTGCCTCCTGCCATGGACACCATCGCGGCATAAATGGCCGATCCACTGGCCTGCGCCAGTGAAGAATTGACCAGCAACTGGATCGGAAGCAGGGCTCCAGCCAGCACCGCCAGCATCCAGATCAGCAACATGAAACACTCCAATCATTCATGAATTAATTATTAAACGTTTAAGTATTTTGAGGCATCCTCCATCTGGCTTAGTGCCAACCCAAAAACACAAAAAAGGCACCCGAAGGTGCCCTGTGTTTGCTGTCCTGTGTTTGCTGTGAAGGTTATTTCTGCATCCAGAAATTGTACGTTCCAGTGCCTGTGTAAGAGGTCACCAACCAGATGTAATAGCCACTGGTGGCAGTATAGGTGATGCTCTCGTCGCTGGTGGGACTTTCGGACAGGCCCACCACATCCCAGTCAGAACCATTCCACTTGTAGAGGTACAGGTCAAAATCGGTGCCAGAGGGGCCTTTCAGCCAGCCTTTCAGGGTGCCACCCGTGTACTCAAAGTAATCGTTGGCTGGTGGGAAGAAGTATTCTCCTGCAGCTTTAAAGGATCCGGTGTAGGTGGTGCAGTTCGCTCCAGAGCAAGGCCCCGTGGTGGTGGGAGGTGGAGTGGTGGTGATGGGTGCATTGCCAATGTAAAGCAGCTTGTTGGGCGTTCCAGCAGGATCCAAAACCTTGTTGGGGGTGGCATTGCCCAGAATGGCCTGACCGACCTGTGCAGGGCTGGCAGAGGTGTTGCTCTGGAGGTACAGGGCTGCTGCACCCGCCACATGGGGCCCAGCCATGCTGGTTCCGCTGTAGGAATCGGTCTGACCATTCAAAACTGTGGAGGTGATGTCCATGCCCGGAGCGAACAGGTCCACACAACTGCCGTAATTGGAGAAATAGGTGCGCTTGTCTCCAGAGTCGGTGGCCCCCACGGTGAGGGCTTCGGGGACTCGGGCAGGACTGTACTTGCAGGCATCCTCATTCTGGTTGCCCGCAGCCACCACGAAAGTCAGACCTGCAGCAATGCCATTTTTGATGGCCTGATCGAGTGCCTGATCTGCTTCAGAACCCAAGCTGACGTTCACCACCGCAGGCTTTTTGGCGTTCTTGACCACCCAGTCGATGCCCTGAATGACCCCATCCATGGTGCCAGAGCCTTCACAGTCCAGCACGCGTACCGACACCAGTTTGACGTTTTTGGCCACCCCATAGGTGCTGCTGCCGATGATGCCTGCCACATGGGTGCCGTGACCATCACAGTCGATGCCGTTTTTGCCATCTCCCACAGTGTCAAGGCCCACACTGGCCCGGCCTCCAAAATTGCTGTGACCCACAAAAATACCCGTATCAATCACGTAAGCCGTCACACCAGAGCCGTCGGTGGCAGAGGTGTAACTGTTGTTGAGGGGCAGGTCACGCTGGTCCACACGGTCCAATCCCCAAGAAGGGGGGTTGCTCTGGGTGCCAAATTTCCGCACTTTCTGCACAGGCTGGATGTAAGCCACCTGAGGGTTGTTCTGCAGAGACTGCACCTCTGCCTTGGAAAGCTGGGCACTGAACCCGTACAGGGCATCGTTGTAAACCTTCTTGACCCGACTGGCAGCATTTTGCAAACCCAGTTTGGAAACCACAATCTCACGGCTCAGTTTGCTGACCCCTTGTGCACCAATGCCTCCTACAGGCTTCTTGAGCACCACAATGTACTGCTCTGGTACGGCATTCTGAGGATCAACATCAATCACCGGAGCTTTTTTCTCACCAGTGGTGACGGTGGGCAAGGGGAGGTCTCGGGTTTGGGGCACATTCTGACTGCCACAGGCCCCAAGGGTGAGGGCCAGCACAACAAGTCCCAGAGCGGTTTTTTTGGACATGACAACTCCTCACAGAAAGTTTCGGACTTCCTGTTGAATGAATGTTTTGGGCACGAAAACACAGTCATCAGACGGCAAAAACGCCATCCGACCTTTGTTCAAAATCTATCACCTTTCAGAATGTGTTAAAAGCTACGCAGGGTCATCAAAAGTTTAGGTTCCCTTTATGGACCCTTAAAGGTCTGTATTGTTGCAGAATTGTATTTCAGGCTTCACAGGCCCATTGCTCCGTCAGATTTGTGACAAAAGCACCGTGCATGGGTTGCTTTCTGGATTTTTCAACCGGGTCAAAATAAACCTCATGAAGATTCTTTACACTGCAGAGGCCACCGTTCAAGGTGGACGCGAAGGCACCATTCAAACCCGTGATGGACAACTCACCCTGCAACTCAGCACCCCCAAAGGCCTCGGCGGCCCCGGCCTGACTGCCACCAACCCCGAGGAGCTTTTCGCTGCTGGATACGCAGCCTGCTTCCAGAGCGCCTTGCAGGGCGTGGCCTTCCGCAACAAAACCCCCCTGCCCAAAGAAGGCACCATCACCGCACATGTGGGCATCGGCAAACTGGACAACGGCACCTTCAGTCTGGCCGTGGACATGCAACTTTACCTGCCCGGCATGGACCAGACCCTTGCGGAGGAGCTGGTGGAAAAAGCCCACCACATCTGCCCTTACAGCAATGCCACCCGTGGCAACATTGAAGTGAAATTTGTGGTTGAGACTCAGGAAAAAGTCGAAGGGTAAGTGGGGTTGTAGGGGCTACGCGTACCTCGCCTTGAAGCCGAGAGCCGAGAGCCGAGAGCCGAGAGCATCGTCCAATACGCCGAAAAAATCGTCAAGATACCTGTAGGGGCGCAGCGTGCTGCGCCCTGAACGCTTTAGCAAAAGCCTTTTGAGCCCTCGGCCCTTGGCTCTCAGCCCTCGGCGAGGCGCAGCCTCCTCTTGACTTAGAGTGCGCTCCAACTCTTACAGTAAAACAGTGCAGCGCTGCACCCCATCTGGAGGCCCCATGGATTACAGCATCGAGGACATCACCCAGCGGACCGGTTTTTCCAAGCATACCCTCAGGTATTACGAAAAAGCGGGACTCCTTGATCCGATTGATCGCAATTCCAGCGGGCACCGAAGGTACACCGAGCAGGACATCACCCGACTGACTTTTTTGAGCAAACTGCGCACCACCGGAATGGGCATTCAGGACATGCGCCTGTACATCGAACTGGCACGGCAGGGAGAAAGCACCCAGATGGAACGCCAGAGGATGCTGGAGCGCCACCACCAGCAGGTGCTGGACCAGATTGCAGAGTTGCAAGACGCCCTGAAGGCCATTGAATACAAGATTCAGCTGTACCGCAAAACCCAAAACTGAGGAGAAAAAACATGGAAAAACGCAAACTGGGCACACTGGAAGTCAGCGCTCTGGGACTGGGCTGCATGGGCATGTCCGAGTTTTACGGCGAAACCGACGACACCGAATCCTTCAAGACCCTCGATCATGCTCTGGAGCACGGCATCAACTTTCTGGACACTGCCGACATGTAC
This DNA window, taken from Deinococcus misasensis DSM 22328, encodes the following:
- a CDS encoding organic hydroperoxide resistance protein, producing MKILYTAEATVQGGREGTIQTRDGQLTLQLSTPKGLGGPGLTATNPEELFAAGYAACFQSALQGVAFRNKTPLPKEGTITAHVGIGKLDNGTFSLAVDMQLYLPGMDQTLAEELVEKAHHICPYSNATRGNIEVKFVVETQEKVEG
- a CDS encoding MarR family winged helix-turn-helix transcriptional regulator → MEHPVHQIEAQWKAKHPELDVQEMLTLIALHRASQVMFKKHDQFLEPFGLNHAALDVLLSLYRSAPPEGLTLAKLASVMAVTPPAMTARIDKLLDSRWIEKTMDPEDRRAFKVRLTAEGEALVQQVLPLHIADKKQVFSGFSAEELGTLRSLLTRLMGEV
- a CDS encoding DMT family transporter gives rise to the protein MIALGVLAGIAAWLGLMFNVRFTQHHGNRWHTTFLNFLLGTLCTGMVFLFSHPAGLPAGPWWSYLGGLVGIGFVISGVIFTPKLGGTGWLVASVLGQVIMSQVLDAFVLHKDIGWPQVLSGVLLILALWLLMEKKNGTSSSSN
- a CDS encoding DMT family transporter, which gives rise to MLLIWMLAVLAGALLPIQLLVNSSLAQASGSAIYAAMVSMAGGTLLLLLTGRARGFSFATVRSAPPFIWLGGFWGSIYILTSIVVTRNLGTAWTVVLLIATQTVLSLLIDHFGLFGLPKKPFDFKRGVAALLLVAAVYVKGL
- a CDS encoding S8 family peptidase encodes the protein MSKKTALGLVVLALTLGACGSQNVPQTRDLPLPTVTTGEKKAPVIDVDPQNAVPEQYIVVLKKPVGGIGAQGVSKLSREIVVSKLGLQNAASRVKKVYNDALYGFSAQLSKAEVQSLQNNPQVAYIQPVQKVRKFGTQSNPPSWGLDRVDQRDLPLNNSYTSATDGSGVTAYVIDTGIFVGHSNFGGRASVGLDTVGDGKNGIDCDGHGTHVAGIIGSSTYGVAKNVKLVSVRVLDCEGSGTMDGVIQGIDWVVKNAKKPAVVNVSLGSEADQALDQAIKNGIAAGLTFVVAAGNQNEDACKYSPARVPEALTVGATDSGDKRTYFSNYGSCVDLFAPGMDITSTVLNGQTDSYSGTSMAGPHVAGAAALYLQSNTSASPAQVGQAILGNATPNKVLDPAGTPNKLLYIGNAPITTTPPPTTTGPCSGANCTTYTGSFKAAGEYFFPPANDYFEYTGGTLKGWLKGPSGTDFDLYLYKWNGSDWDVVGLSESPTSDESITYTATSGYYIWLVTSYTGTGTYNFWMQK
- a CDS encoding MerR family transcriptional regulator, whose amino-acid sequence is MDYSIEDITQRTGFSKHTLRYYEKAGLLDPIDRNSSGHRRYTEQDITRLTFLSKLRTTGMGIQDMRLYIELARQGESTQMERQRMLERHHQQVLDQIAELQDALKAIEYKIQLYRKTQN